Proteins encoded in a region of the Marinococcus sp. PL1-022 genome:
- a CDS encoding Na+/H+ antiporter subunit A yields MFTILHLAIIAPFLAAVLVPLLYKFIPRIHTGWFVLIIPIILFSYFLSYLPDVSGTGSVMKTFEWIPSLGVNYIAYVDGLGLLFALLITGIGALVVLYSIYYLDKHKEQLNNFYTYLLLFMGAMLGLTLSDNLIVLYTFWEITSISSFLLISYWYTKEKSRYGALKSLLITVMGGFALLVGFVLIASVTGTYSIRGILDASDQLADSPLFLPAMLLILLGAFTKSAQFPFHIWLPDAMEAPTPVSAYLHSATMVKAGIYLVARMTPLFAVSAYWFWLVTGFGLLTLIWGSLSAIRQTDLKGILAYSTVSQLGMILSMLGAGAAALHYDSVDNNAYTLAVAAAVFHLINHATYKGSLFMMVGIIDHETGTRDIRRLGGLMTLMPISFTIAVIGGFSMAGLPPFNGFLSKEMFFMSMVEITHFPQYGAESIGILLPIVAWTASVFTFVYCMMIVFRTFTGKIQKEKLPAKPHEAPFGMLLSPLILVALVVFIGFFPNTLVPAIIEPAMASIMPELAQTGSFGVDIYFWHGFTPELFMTIGVVLLGTGIFLALQKWNKMHAVFPENRLFNQAYNRSLEGLDRSSHALMSWHMTGLVRDYFIYIFSFTVVLLLFSLFGTGAFTIDVENMVPVSPYEAILSLVLVGSSLILMFTRSRLKAVISLGVLGYTVALFFVLFRAPDLALTQLTIETVSVTLFLLCFYHFPQIFDALKETKFHTANFVISVAVGLTVTLIGLSASGTRLFPAISDYFLENSYKEAGGNNVVNVILVDFRGFDTLLEILVLGIASLGVYSLIKLRLAGGENK; encoded by the coding sequence ATGTTTACTATTTTACATCTTGCCATCATTGCGCCGTTTCTGGCTGCTGTGCTGGTGCCTCTTCTGTATAAATTTATTCCGCGTATACATACAGGATGGTTCGTACTCATCATTCCTATTATTCTTTTCAGCTATTTTTTGAGCTACCTTCCGGATGTTTCCGGCACGGGCTCCGTCATGAAAACATTCGAATGGATTCCCTCCTTAGGTGTCAATTACATTGCCTATGTGGACGGTCTCGGTCTTTTATTTGCGCTCCTGATTACAGGAATCGGAGCTCTCGTTGTTTTGTATTCCATCTATTATCTGGATAAGCATAAGGAACAGTTGAATAACTTCTATACATATCTGCTTCTTTTTATGGGTGCTATGCTCGGCCTTACGTTGTCAGATAATTTAATCGTTTTGTATACCTTTTGGGAAATTACCAGTATTTCATCGTTTCTGCTGATTTCTTATTGGTATACAAAAGAAAAATCACGCTACGGTGCGTTGAAATCACTGCTTATTACCGTTATGGGCGGCTTTGCCCTTTTAGTTGGTTTTGTACTGATCGCTTCTGTAACCGGCACCTACAGCATACGCGGCATTCTTGATGCTTCCGACCAGCTTGCCGACAGTCCGCTGTTTCTTCCGGCCATGCTTTTAATTCTGCTCGGGGCGTTTACAAAGTCTGCCCAGTTTCCATTTCACATCTGGCTGCCGGATGCGATGGAAGCCCCGACGCCGGTCAGTGCCTATCTGCACTCTGCGACAATGGTAAAGGCGGGCATTTATTTGGTGGCCCGCATGACGCCATTGTTTGCGGTCAGTGCCTATTGGTTCTGGCTTGTCACCGGCTTTGGGCTTCTTACTCTCATATGGGGATCGCTTTCAGCCATACGTCAGACCGATTTAAAAGGCATTCTTGCGTACTCTACGGTCAGTCAGCTCGGTATGATTTTGTCGATGCTCGGCGCCGGGGCTGCAGCGCTCCACTATGACAGTGTCGATAACAACGCCTATACGCTTGCGGTGGCAGCTGCTGTTTTTCATTTAATTAACCATGCCACCTACAAAGGAAGCCTGTTTATGATGGTGGGTATTATTGATCACGAAACAGGCACACGGGATATACGGCGGCTTGGAGGACTCATGACGCTAATGCCGATTTCCTTTACAATCGCCGTAATTGGCGGCTTTTCCATGGCCGGCCTGCCGCCGTTCAATGGATTTTTAAGTAAAGAAATGTTTTTCATGTCGATGGTGGAAATTACGCACTTTCCGCAGTACGGCGCAGAATCCATTGGTATTCTGCTTCCGATTGTCGCCTGGACAGCCAGTGTTTTCACCTTTGTTTACTGTATGATGATCGTTTTCCGGACCTTTACCGGAAAAATTCAAAAGGAAAAGCTTCCAGCCAAGCCACACGAAGCTCCGTTTGGCATGCTTTTGTCTCCCCTCATTCTCGTAGCGCTTGTCGTGTTCATCGGCTTTTTCCCGAATACGCTCGTGCCTGCGATTATTGAACCGGCCATGGCATCGATTATGCCTGAGCTTGCCCAGACAGGGTCGTTTGGGGTGGATATTTATTTCTGGCACGGCTTTACTCCTGAACTGTTTATGACTATCGGTGTCGTTCTGCTTGGTACGGGCATTTTCCTGGCGCTGCAGAAATGGAATAAAATGCACGCTGTCTTTCCGGAAAACCGTCTGTTTAACCAGGCGTATAACCGCTCTCTTGAAGGACTCGACCGTTCTTCTCACGCCTTAATGTCCTGGCATATGACGGGGCTCGTGAGAGATTACTTTATATATATTTTCTCTTTCACTGTGGTACTGCTCCTTTTCTCTCTTTTCGGCACTGGGGCATTTACCATCGATGTTGAAAATATGGTTCCGGTGAGCCCATATGAAGCAATACTCTCTCTTGTGCTGGTGGGGTCTTCCCTCATTCTTATGTTCACCCGCTCCCGGTTGAAGGCGGTCATTTCTCTGGGCGTGCTCGGATATACGGTAGCATTGTTTTTCGTATTGTTCCGTGCCCCGGACCTTGCCCTGACACAATTGACGATTGAGACCGTTTCAGTGACACTGTTTTTGCTTTGTTTCTACCATTTTCCGCAGATTTTCGATGCTTTGAAGGAAACGAAATTTCATACGGCCAACTTTGTCATCTCCGTTGCAGTCGGACTCACCGTCACTCTCATTGGACTTTCAGCCAGCGGCACCAGGCTGTTTCCGGCTATTTCTGATTACTTTTTGGAAAACAGCTATAAGGAAGCAGGCGGCAATAACGTCGTAAACGTTATCTTAGTAGACTTCCGGGGTTTTGATACCCTGCTTGAAATTCTCGTTTTAGGTATTGCCTCCCTTGGGGTGTACTCCTTAATTAAATTACGGCTGGCAGGAGGTGAGAATAAATGA
- a CDS encoding Na(+)/H(+) antiporter subunit F1 — protein sequence MVLNAIYITAATLVSISILLTLYRVFKGPSMPDRVIALDVIGIQLISVTALFCIILNTSAFIEVMLLLAILAFIGTVAFAKYIEKGVVIEHDRDR from the coding sequence ATGGTATTAAATGCAATTTATATTACAGCAGCAACACTTGTTTCGATCTCCATCCTGCTCACGCTGTACCGGGTATTTAAAGGCCCGTCGATGCCGGACCGTGTCATTGCGCTCGACGTTATTGGCATCCAACTGATTAGTGTAACAGCTCTATTCTGCATTATTTTAAATACGAGCGCGTTCATTGAAGTTATGCTGCTGCTTGCAATCCTGGCCTTCATTGGCACGGTAGCCTTCGCTAAATATATCGAAAAGGGTGTTGTGATTGAGCATGACCGAGATCGTTGA
- a CDS encoding HU family DNA-binding protein — MNKTDLINAVSDQAELSKKDASKAVDAVFDSITETLKKGDKIQLVGFGSFEVRERAARKGRNPQTGAEIKIPSTKNPAFRPGKQLKDAVN; from the coding sequence ATGAACAAGACGGATTTAATCAACGCAGTTTCAGACCAGGCTGAGCTTTCGAAAAAAGACGCTTCCAAAGCTGTAGACGCTGTCTTTGACAGCATCACAGAAACTTTGAAAAAAGGCGACAAAATCCAGTTAGTTGGATTTGGAAGCTTTGAAGTACGCGAGCGTGCTGCACGTAAAGGGCGTAACCCACAAACAGGCGCGGAAATTAAGATCCCTTCCACGAAAAACCCTGCGTTTCGCCCAGGTAAACAGCTGAAAGACGCTGTAAACTAA
- the mnhG gene encoding monovalent cation/H(+) antiporter subunit G — MTEIVDWIVALLALFGAAFSIISAVGLLRLPDIFTRSHAATKAATLGVLCVVLAAFLFFMVHTQTFSLRFVLTLVFVFVTAPVGGHLIARAAYNAGVPLAEGSSQDALSRSRKENRSFNEEETDNHH, encoded by the coding sequence ATGACCGAGATCGTTGATTGGATTGTAGCACTGCTTGCCCTTTTTGGAGCAGCTTTCAGCATCATAAGCGCTGTCGGTCTGCTTCGTCTTCCGGATATTTTCACACGTTCGCACGCTGCCACGAAGGCGGCTACTCTGGGAGTACTGTGTGTTGTGCTTGCCGCCTTTCTGTTTTTCATGGTACACACGCAGACCTTCAGTCTCCGCTTCGTGCTGACCCTTGTGTTTGTATTTGTGACAGCACCTGTGGGCGGACACTTGATCGCAAGGGCAGCTTATAACGCCGGCGTTCCACTCGCGGAGGGGAGCTCCCAGGACGCTCTCAGCCGATCCAGGAAAGAGAACCGGTCCTTCAATGAAGAGGAAACCGATAACCATCATTAA
- a CDS encoding CoA pyrophosphatase → MILQKEDTMQNARYWKNRIRTRSAAIMGEEHMRKAAVVVPLLQLHDEYHIMFERRAWSLQSQPGEICFPGGKIDDSDPTPLAAGLREFEEETGIPSHAMDIWGALDVVVQPFQRIVYPYIGEVDYAGDFSPNTSEVDELFTVPLDFFLKHEPEKHNVYMGMRFSETFPTSLIPNEETYRTNTTTLPQFIYHYQNVVIWGLTAQIIRHAVSLLR, encoded by the coding sequence ATGATACTCCAGAAGGAGGATACTATGCAAAATGCCCGCTATTGGAAAAACAGAATTCGCACCCGTTCTGCCGCTATAATGGGCGAAGAGCATATGCGAAAAGCAGCGGTAGTAGTACCCCTGCTTCAACTACACGATGAATATCATATAATGTTTGAGCGCAGAGCATGGTCGCTGCAGTCGCAGCCGGGAGAAATATGTTTCCCGGGTGGAAAAATCGATGATTCCGATCCTACTCCTCTTGCTGCAGGACTTCGCGAATTTGAAGAAGAAACCGGAATCCCCTCGCACGCGATGGATATATGGGGAGCTTTGGACGTTGTTGTCCAGCCATTTCAGCGAATAGTCTATCCCTACATTGGGGAAGTTGATTACGCGGGTGATTTTTCCCCTAATACCTCAGAAGTGGACGAACTGTTCACCGTGCCGCTTGATTTCTTTTTAAAGCACGAGCCCGAAAAGCATAATGTTTATATGGGCATGCGTTTTTCAGAAACTTTTCCCACTTCATTAATACCAAATGAAGAAACGTACCGTACAAACACTACAACGCTGCCCCAGTTTATCTATCACTACCAGAATGTCGTCATCTGGGGGCTGACCGCACAAATTATCCGGCATGCTGTTTCTCTTCTTCGTTAG
- a CDS encoding Na+/H+ antiporter subunit E yields MAFQVMINLAMALLWMIINDAWSFASFISGFFLGLLVLYFMRGFFRERLYFHRVYAALVLMLIFFKELILSSFSVARQILSPKLNISPGIFEMETTLEKEWELTLLSLLITLTPGTLVVEVAPDNRSLFIHAMDLQSVEAAEKEIRNSFEKAIREVSR; encoded by the coding sequence ATGGCTTTTCAGGTTATGATCAATCTTGCCATGGCCCTGCTTTGGATGATTATCAATGATGCCTGGTCGTTTGCATCCTTTATCAGCGGATTTTTCCTCGGCCTGCTAGTCCTGTATTTTATGAGAGGATTTTTCCGGGAGAGGCTTTATTTTCACCGGGTCTATGCGGCCTTGGTGCTGATGCTTATCTTCTTTAAAGAATTAATTCTGTCCAGCTTCTCTGTTGCCCGGCAGATACTGAGTCCTAAATTAAACATCAGTCCAGGCATCTTTGAAATGGAAACCACTCTTGAAAAAGAATGGGAACTCACGCTGCTGTCGCTTTTAATCACTCTTACACCGGGGACCCTGGTAGTAGAAGTAGCCCCGGACAACCGCTCGCTGTTTATCCATGCGATGGACCTCCAGAGTGTGGAAGCGGCTGAAAAGGAAATCCGCAATTCATTCGAAAAAGCGATTAGGGAGGTCAGCAGATAA
- a CDS encoding HesB/YadR/YfhF family protein produces the protein MDITITRPAIKWMKEELNVESGDSVRFYVRYGGSPQLYPGFSMGIALDKPERPAVMTEEEGLTFFVEDADSWYLRSHNLHVSFSRKHDTIIFEYKESGDAE, from the coding sequence ATGGATATAACAATTACCCGTCCAGCGATTAAATGGATGAAAGAAGAACTAAATGTGGAAAGCGGCGATTCCGTAAGATTCTATGTCCGTTACGGCGGCTCTCCGCAGCTCTATCCCGGATTTTCTATGGGTATTGCTCTCGATAAACCGGAGAGACCGGCAGTAATGACAGAGGAGGAAGGACTCACCTTTTTCGTGGAAGACGCAGACAGCTGGTATTTGCGCTCGCACAATCTGCACGTCAGCTTCAGCCGGAAGCACGATACGATTATATTTGAATACAAGGAAAGCGGTGACGCAGAGTAG
- a CDS encoding DUF2536 family protein, with amino-acid sequence MSLNLQTIRDKVEFFESLSLEQLEADIQKKIDQNEALMLGVHHVQHHVHTRSENGRSIYTAVVHFRAVPTP; translated from the coding sequence ATGTCCTTAAACCTGCAAACAATCCGGGACAAGGTCGAATTTTTTGAATCATTGTCCCTCGAGCAGCTGGAGGCAGATATTCAAAAAAAGATCGATCAGAATGAAGCTTTGATGCTCGGGGTTCATCACGTTCAGCACCACGTTCATACCCGTTCAGAAAACGGTCGTTCAATTTACACCGCCGTCGTGCATTTCCGGGCTGTACCCACCCCTTAG
- a CDS encoding Na+/H+ antiporter subunit D, whose translation MSNWLILPVLIPLIAGIVALFFPKNVTAQRIWAFITSLILIGVNIFLLTYILSNGIMTLELGGWEAPFGIVFVGDSLAVLLTTTTSFVAMPIIYFSFSTIGVEREKYYYYSFFQFLIAGVSGAFLTGDIFNLFVCFEVLLLASYALIGHGGTKTQLKESFNYVIVNVVSSAFFVIGVAYLYAVTGTLNMAQLSERVSEAGAEPIITVIAILFLIVFGLKGALFPLYFWLPGSYSVPPTAIGAIFAALLTKVGIYSIFRTYSVIFNEDTAMTHTILLVLSAVTMIVGVIGAIAYRDVKLILVYNVIVAVGFILFGVASLNSDAFIGAIYYLLHDIVIKAALFLIIGALITAAGTSKLSGMGGIIKHHPLLTWMFFISALALAGVPPLGGFPGKLMLVVGGAEAGHYIVVAVMMVASLLVLYSVIRIFLQGFLGEPMLTHAEQHGSIKAQMPPIVFLVALSAFMGFGAEIMYPLVESAAETLINPRAYIEAVLGGNS comes from the coding sequence ATGAGTAATTGGCTGATCCTTCCGGTCCTTATCCCTCTCATCGCAGGGATCGTGGCATTGTTTTTCCCAAAGAATGTCACCGCGCAGCGCATCTGGGCATTTATTACGAGCCTGATTCTGATTGGCGTCAATATCTTTTTGCTTACGTACATATTGTCCAATGGAATCATGACTCTTGAACTCGGCGGCTGGGAAGCTCCATTTGGCATTGTGTTTGTGGGAGATTCATTAGCAGTGCTTTTAACAACAACTACTTCCTTTGTCGCTATGCCTATTATTTATTTTTCCTTCAGCACCATTGGAGTGGAGCGGGAAAAATATTACTACTACTCCTTTTTCCAGTTTTTAATCGCCGGGGTGTCCGGGGCTTTTCTGACTGGTGATATTTTCAACCTGTTTGTCTGCTTCGAGGTTCTTCTTTTAGCCTCTTACGCTTTGATCGGCCACGGCGGTACAAAAACACAACTGAAGGAATCGTTTAACTACGTTATTGTAAACGTTGTTTCTTCCGCGTTTTTCGTTATTGGTGTTGCATATCTGTACGCTGTAACAGGCACACTGAATATGGCCCAGCTCAGTGAGCGGGTCAGCGAAGCAGGCGCTGAACCGATCATTACGGTTATTGCCATTTTGTTTTTGATCGTGTTCGGGCTAAAAGGAGCATTATTTCCTCTTTACTTCTGGCTGCCTGGATCATATTCGGTGCCTCCGACAGCCATCGGGGCGATATTTGCTGCTCTTTTGACCAAGGTCGGCATTTACAGCATTTTTAGAACCTACTCTGTTATCTTCAATGAAGACACGGCCATGACACACACCATCCTTCTCGTCCTTTCAGCGGTGACAATGATTGTTGGTGTTATCGGCGCGATTGCTTACAGAGATGTGAAATTGATTTTAGTATACAATGTTATTGTAGCTGTCGGATTTATTCTATTCGGTGTCGCTTCACTGAACAGCGATGCGTTTATAGGTGCCATATACTACCTGCTTCATGATATTGTCATTAAAGCAGCCCTGTTTCTGATTATTGGGGCGCTGATTACTGCAGCCGGCACAAGTAAGCTCTCAGGGATGGGGGGAATTATTAAGCATCACCCGCTTCTCACCTGGATGTTTTTCATTTCCGCCCTAGCCCTTGCCGGCGTGCCGCCTCTTGGCGGTTTTCCAGGCAAGCTGATGCTTGTGGTCGGTGGTGCCGAAGCCGGTCATTACATTGTCGTAGCAGTCATGATGGTTGCAAGTCTGCTCGTACTGTATTCCGTAATACGCATTTTCCTGCAGGGCTTTTTGGGAGAACCAATGCTTACCCACGCAGAACAGCATGGCAGCATTAAAGCGCAGATGCCTCCCATCGTATTTCTTGTAGCGCTCTCGGCATTCATGGGCTTCGGTGCCGAAATCATGTATCCATTGGTGGAAAGTGCAGCAGAAACGCTGATCAATCCCCGTGCTTATATTGAAGCTGTGTTAGGGGGGAATTCATAA
- a CDS encoding S9 family peptidase produces the protein MKRPLTAADLERIHVVDDARLSSDGERYAFVQKSIQSNTNSYYSNIYTQYLTDDVPVQWTFGSYTNVSPRWSPDGSSLAFVSDRSGLNQIWIMSTSGGEPKQITFVKHGASNPVWSPDSQKLLFETEQAPEEDIFTTEGDSPNNSPSAVKIDRLRYKSDSRGFHHGRRVHIGLFRFDLEESSLLTNGSYDHHTPDWSPDSQFIVFSANRNSDEDISPVQDLYTLNIETKEISKLTDSAGTFTNASWSPDGSWIACTGHELEYKSATINQIWLINPLTKERKGMTLKWDVQIGDYMIGDIRTGHTSDKPVWSSDQEHIYFLASENGKVGLYQMDMHNEITAVHDEDNHVFSFSFHPKNEQFVLGISDPSNPGDFYSRRLEDKRRVRLTDVNASFLKEIDLSLPETFSVRTGDHWDVQGWIMYPVDYEEGQSFPLILEIHGGPHAMYGHTFFHEFQLLAAEGYGVLFSNPRGSHGYGQAFADACRRDYGGKDFEDLLAILDHAVESYEFVDRNRLGVTGGSYGGFMTNWMISHTDRFKAAVTQRSISNWLSFYGVSDIGFFFTDWEIGVPLHQDPEKLWHHSPLRYVKDIHTPLLIMHSENDYRCPIEQAEQLFINMKYLNKTVSFLRFPGANHELSRSGPPALRIERLNHMVDWFHHYIEK, from the coding sequence ATGAAAAGACCTTTAACTGCAGCAGATTTAGAACGTATTCACGTCGTGGATGATGCCCGTCTTTCTTCAGACGGCGAACGGTATGCTTTTGTACAAAAATCTATTCAAAGTAATACGAACAGCTACTATTCAAATATATACACGCAGTATTTAACAGACGATGTTCCTGTTCAGTGGACGTTTGGGTCTTATACAAATGTTTCGCCGCGGTGGTCACCGGACGGCTCCAGCCTCGCTTTTGTGTCTGACCGCTCGGGCCTTAACCAAATTTGGATAATGAGCACCTCAGGAGGAGAGCCAAAGCAGATTACCTTCGTTAAACATGGCGCCTCCAATCCAGTATGGTCGCCGGACAGCCAGAAGCTGCTGTTTGAAACGGAACAGGCTCCTGAAGAAGACATCTTTACTACGGAGGGAGACTCTCCGAATAATTCTCCTTCTGCTGTGAAAATTGACCGTCTCCGTTATAAATCAGACAGCCGGGGCTTTCATCACGGCAGACGCGTACACATTGGTTTATTTCGATTCGACCTCGAGGAGAGTTCCCTGCTCACTAACGGCAGCTACGATCACCACACTCCTGACTGGTCTCCCGACAGTCAATTTATTGTATTTTCAGCAAACAGAAACAGCGATGAAGACATTTCCCCGGTGCAGGATTTGTATACCCTAAACATTGAAACAAAAGAAATTTCCAAACTCACGGATTCTGCCGGTACCTTTACTAATGCCAGCTGGTCACCCGACGGCTCCTGGATAGCTTGCACTGGTCACGAATTGGAATATAAAAGCGCCACGATTAATCAAATCTGGCTGATCAATCCATTAACAAAAGAACGAAAAGGAATGACGTTAAAGTGGGACGTCCAAATAGGCGACTACATGATTGGCGATATCAGAACCGGTCATACCTCTGATAAGCCCGTATGGTCGAGCGATCAGGAGCATATTTACTTTTTGGCGAGCGAAAACGGAAAAGTCGGCTTGTATCAGATGGATATGCATAATGAAATCACCGCTGTTCATGATGAGGACAACCACGTTTTCTCGTTCTCCTTTCATCCTAAAAATGAACAGTTTGTGCTCGGCATCAGTGATCCTTCCAACCCAGGTGATTTTTACAGCCGGCGACTTGAGGACAAACGCCGTGTCCGGCTCACAGACGTAAACGCCAGCTTTTTAAAAGAGATTGATCTTTCCCTGCCCGAAACCTTTTCTGTCCGTACAGGCGATCATTGGGACGTTCAGGGATGGATAATGTATCCTGTTGATTATGAAGAAGGACAGAGCTTCCCACTGATTCTGGAAATTCACGGCGGCCCCCACGCTATGTATGGTCACACGTTCTTTCACGAGTTTCAGCTGCTTGCTGCCGAGGGATACGGTGTCCTGTTCAGCAATCCCCGGGGAAGCCACGGCTATGGCCAGGCCTTTGCCGATGCCTGCCGACGGGATTATGGCGGAAAGGATTTCGAGGATCTGCTTGCGATTCTGGATCATGCGGTTGAAAGCTATGAGTTTGTTGACCGCAATCGGCTGGGAGTAACCGGAGGAAGCTATGGCGGCTTTATGACAAATTGGATGATCAGCCATACTGACCGCTTTAAAGCGGCCGTCACCCAGCGCTCCATTTCCAACTGGCTCAGCTTTTACGGGGTGAGTGATATAGGCTTTTTCTTTACAGACTGGGAGATCGGTGTGCCGCTCCATCAGGATCCGGAAAAGCTCTGGCACCATTCCCCTCTCCGCTACGTCAAAGATATTCATACGCCTTTACTGATCATGCACAGCGAAAACGATTACCGCTGCCCGATTGAACAGGCGGAACAGCTGTTTATTAACATGAAATATTTAAACAAAACGGTCTCGTTTCTCCGTTTCCCGGGAGCCAATCATGAACTAAGCCGCTCCGGCCCTCCCGCTCTTCGAATCGAACGGCTGAATCACATGGTCGACTGGTTCCACCACTATATCGAAAAATAA
- a CDS encoding Na(+)/H(+) antiporter subunit B produces MKYNDIILQTVTKFISFLIFLFAVYIFFNGHQEPGGGFIGGLMTSAALVLLLLAFDMETVRRALPIDYKIMTAVGLVFAVGTGVGSFFFSAPFLSQTFGYFHFPVLGELELTTTLAFDLGVYLVVIGTAMTIIQTIGEDK; encoded by the coding sequence ATGAAGTATAACGACATTATCCTGCAGACAGTAACAAAATTCATTTCATTTCTCATCTTTCTGTTTGCAGTCTATATCTTTTTCAACGGCCACCAGGAGCCCGGGGGCGGTTTTATCGGGGGACTGATGACAAGTGCTGCTTTAGTTCTTCTTCTTCTCGCCTTTGATATGGAGACCGTCCGCCGGGCCCTGCCGATTGATTACAAAATCATGACGGCTGTCGGGCTGGTGTTTGCTGTTGGTACAGGCGTAGGCTCGTTCTTTTTCTCGGCACCGTTTCTTTCACAGACCTTCGGTTATTTTCATTTTCCCGTACTGGGTGAACTGGAGCTGACGACGACGCTCGCCTTCGACTTAGGCGTTTATCTGGTTGTTATCGGAACGGCTATGACTATTATTCAAACGATCGGAGAGGATAAATAG
- a CDS encoding Na(+)/H(+) antiporter subunit C: MEIIMSILAGFLFTVGLYLILTKNLIRIIIGSSVLSHGAHLLLLTMAGLKTGAPPLLGLEADTYVDPLPQALILTAIVISFGVTSFILVLGYRTYKVTGAAETDQLRGTDTDE, from the coding sequence GTGGAAATAATTATGTCTATCCTTGCCGGCTTCTTATTTACTGTCGGTTTGTATTTAATACTGACGAAAAATTTAATACGCATTATTATTGGCAGCTCAGTTTTAAGCCACGGTGCTCATCTGCTGCTTTTGACCATGGCGGGGCTGAAGACAGGAGCCCCTCCGCTGCTCGGCCTTGAAGCTGACACTTATGTAGACCCGCTTCCCCAGGCGCTGATACTGACAGCTATCGTTATCAGCTTTGGAGTAACGTCTTTTATTCTTGTTTTAGGATACCGTACGTACAAAGTGACCGGAGCGGCTGAGACTGACCAACTGAGAGGAACTGATACTGATGAGTAA
- the mtnN gene encoding 5'-methylthioadenosine/S-adenosylhomocysteine nucleosidase, with protein sequence MRLGIIGAMKEEVEYLKSLMKNVEEKETGGCFFSFGHLNGHEVILLQSGIGKVNAAIATSLLIGLYKPEAVINTGSAGGFNPDLSVGDVVISTEVRYNDVDATVFGYEFGQVPNMPAAYPASREWIEKAEAAASQVELNTRTGLILSGDSFMSKTEQVDSLKAHFEEPQCAEMEAGAIAQVCYRFSCPFVVIRSLSDIAGKEAKQSYDEFLKHASKQSADMVIALLAQA encoded by the coding sequence ATGCGTTTAGGAATTATTGGAGCAATGAAAGAAGAAGTGGAGTATTTAAAAAGCTTAATGAAAAACGTTGAAGAAAAAGAAACCGGAGGCTGCTTTTTTTCTTTTGGCCACTTAAACGGCCATGAAGTAATTCTTTTGCAGTCGGGTATTGGAAAAGTAAATGCAGCTATCGCTACCTCGCTTTTAATCGGGCTGTATAAGCCTGAAGCTGTAATTAATACAGGGTCAGCCGGAGGATTTAACCCGGACCTGTCTGTGGGTGATGTGGTGATATCCACAGAGGTGCGCTACAACGATGTGGATGCAACAGTATTTGGCTATGAATTCGGACAGGTGCCAAACATGCCGGCAGCTTATCCTGCAAGCCGGGAATGGATCGAGAAAGCAGAAGCCGCCGCTTCGCAGGTGGAGCTGAATACGCGGACGGGGCTGATTTTGTCTGGTGACTCGTTTATGAGTAAGACTGAGCAGGTAGACAGCTTAAAAGCTCACTTCGAGGAGCCTCAATGTGCGGAAATGGAAGCAGGGGCAATTGCCCAGGTATGCTACCGGTTTTCCTGCCCTTTTGTAGTTATCCGTTCACTCAGTGATATTGCGGGCAAAGAAGCAAAGCAGTCCTACGATGAATTTTTAAAGCATGCTTCGAAGCAGTCGGCTGACATGGTGATTGCCCTTTTGGCGCAGGCATAG